The genomic stretch ggcggtgaaggtaaacatcgtgaggaaacctgcatgtgtctaatttcattgaaattctgccacatggaacagagtgatggaatatgttccaagccctctccttaatgggagaggaggccattagcccagcagtgggaaatttacaggctttacttactttaccttaatttaataatttttactttatttactttaactttTAAGTACGTTTGTTAATTAAGTATCAACGAATTGTATTTGAGAGGAAAACTTTTACAATCCAAATGTTGGTGATTTTGGAAAACCACTTTTCGTACTTGATGGCACTTTTTCAAAATGATTATCAGAATTGTAATTAAGTGTGTTATATTTTGATCTTTAAACAAAACTTATCAATATTGTAAAATGTCGATGTGTTTTTACGATACTTTAATTtccaaacacaaaaataattttattgattttaattacataaattgtaatgtttttctTCCTTCTTCTTTCTACAAAGATAATTTAAACGAAAGGTTCTTGGGTTTTTACGATAAATTTCGAATGCACTTAATCGCTTTTGGGATATCTAAAGATAAAATAtggttttgaaaattattttttctaaacatGATgcgttaaaatgtatttaaggtacaaattagtaaaaaattgCACTTAAGGTGTTGTTCATGTAGAAATCTATGTAGTAAAGAACTATTTAgttgagaaatattttataaaggcgTTTCATTTCACGAGTGCACGGAATTTTCGAGAGTAATTAAGTGCTTAGAAGCTCAAAGAAATGGTTAGTGTGTGTTattgcaaataattattttaaatttgttgttgttatacaaaATGAAAGAAGATATATATTGTATGACACACACAGTGtgatcattaaaatttaatttaatgtagtaATTGacatgtttgttttaataatataatatgcttaaatatatacaatatgaactaaaactagttgctgtataaatcttgaccgcgtggaatggtggcaagaatgctagtagcgtttccccgttgaatcgcaattccgatcctctggataaacgaaccagccctcctgtcaccagtggaggcaatgaggcgtggtgttatacttttgataaagcTTTTCGCAGTGTGATtggtatttattagtaaatcaGACAAACACTCACGCACTGCCCAACACAAAACCTTGTTTTTATATATCGTATCTTTTTTCGAAAAATAATCTCCTtacctaataataatctttGTATATTTGGTAAAAGTTTAAGGTCAATTCACTTTGTTATAAAACGTAACAACTGTTACGTTTTATAACAAAGTGAATTGTCTActcttaacaatatttttacacagtataaaacaaagtcgcttaccgctgtatgtaCTTATGTATTCGATCTTTGAAAttaggcaacggattttgatgcggcttttttcaatagatagatagattcaagaggaaggtttatatgtataatatatgcacaatatagGAGAGAAACACTGCTAGTTTCAaaggtttctaaagtgatgtcgaaaataaaaacattttttgagcttacaaaaacattattgtaaaggttttaaaaaaagtcagacattctgtagtatattttgtatcagcattgcacccaacGGCGTGGCGGGTTGCTAGTCTATTCCAAATATGAGAAAAATTGAAAggcaattaatttttataataaaaataaaatttattcatttaaataaataggacACTATTTCATTTGATCTgcagtatgtatatttaatatataacaataaatttataagcaGCGAtacaaaatcgtttaaaaattaatgcgTGTTAGACTATATCACCGTGCTTTGCGCTGATATGACATTTCAAAGCGAAACTCTTATCAAACGATTGTCCACAATGGAGACACTTGAAGTCCCGGTCTTCTGGGTGCAGTCGCCGTATGTGTTCCTTGAGCGTCTTCAGTCTCCCGTAGGATTTAAAACACAAGTCACACCTATACTCCCTCGTCCCAGTATGCTTAACCATATGATCGGTGAGCTCCCTCTTCGAGAAAAACTCCTTTTCACATCTCGTACACTTGTGCTGCCTCTCCATCAAATGATACTTCTTCATATGCAGCAACCAAGTCTGCTGACTCGCGAAGCTTCTGTCACAGGCTTGGCATTTAATTAATGGTCCCACCACACCGTGAACCTTCGCCAAATGCTCATTCTTATGACAGTTCTCCTTGAATCTCTCATTACAGTATCCACACTTATGGGGCATATTTAAGCCGTTATGAACTTTCCTTTCGTGGAGTTTTCTCTTGCGTATCGTATCGAAGACTTGGCTGCATTGATCGCAAGCGAACGTGCCAGTTTTGTGGCCCTCGTTGTGACACAGCAGAAGGTGACGATTCACGAAACCAGCGTCACAAACTTTGCAAATATAGTTCCTGTAGTGCGCGTGCATGTGTTCCTGTAACGCCTTGAATTTGTTGAAAACGTTATGACACATGAAGCATCGGAGGTTTTCGCTGTCGAATTTAAAAGGTAATATGTGATTCGGTATATCCGtgcttatatttttatcgtGCGTATCCTTTAAATGATCCATTGTCCGTTCCAGCGTATCCATTTTCGTTCCGCACAGTTTGCACTGCAGCGCTGTGATGTCCAGCTTCACGAGATAGCCGTACATGTCCCTCCCTTTCATGAATATGGATTTGGTCTCATCGTTGTGGTCCTGTATTGTATGTGTTTTCAGATCGGCAGGATCTGGGAACTGGTTCGTGCAGAAACAGCACGCGTATCCGATACCGCCTCTGCATCGTATCGGCGTCGCATTCGTCCAAAGTATAATCTCCCTGACGTTCGTACGATGTTTTTCCAATTGTTCCCCTTGCCTTACTTTCGGTAGAGTATTTCGCGCATTTATTCGCTCTACGGATTCTTCTATGTCTTTCGACAAGGTTTTCCCTTTTTTGTTCGTTTTACGAAGTTCACCTACAaagaaaatcataaattattgaATGTCGACTTCCTCATGGCACATCGCTtatcttaatattgtaataaaaggaAGTTTGTTTTAAGAACCCGTATATAACGCATAAATAAGTGTGTTTGTATTTTTACCCAACTGTACCTCTTGTGAAGCACACTAAGTcactgtatatttaaaatgtttacccACACATAGGCCAGCTAAATTGAACCATTAAATCAGAATTATAGTAAGGaaatgttttcaataatttgtaaatcatGTCCTTAAcgtagtttaatttatttttctcttaagattgaaacaaaaactattCTTCTTATTAAATTACCGTTTAAGTCTTTTTTTAGGATCATATTgccatatatttataaatatacccaATGAGAATAATTttactgatttaaatatattttttttccaaatcaTGGTGCGTTACAATACATCTAAGGCACCAATCATTAGGCACAGGCAAGGAAGTTGGAATAAAAAGTTTCGTACCACGCTGGCACTACGCTCTGAATGATTCTACGCACTCGTGGGCCACTGAAAATCAGCGTCAGGTCCATAACCTTGACAAAAGCtaagtgtttttaaaatttcaagcctctgtataatttataacttatttatatacttgATAAATCTTTGTGACTTCTTATTTTtgcaatgtaattaattattttatagatttaagaaagtttttttttctttggtataggttggcggacgagcatatgggccacctgatggtaagtggtcaccatcacccatagacaatgaagctgtaagaaatattaactattctttacatggtcaatgcgccaccaaccttgggaactaagatgttatgtcccttgtgcctgtagttacactggctcactcacccttcaaaccggaacacaacaatactgagtactgttatttggcggtagaataactgatgagtggtcggtacctacccagacgggtttgcacaaagccctaccaccaagtaagttttGTGTCTGCTTTGCAAGTAAAACATTGttatattctaattaaatatttcacactagatcaatatatttaaaagtgaaaaCCATCACTGTTTAAACAGGACATTTCAGTAACTATCTCCTACAAACTGGAAATTTACTAGGTAGGGTGTAGATATCTGCTAAG from Vanessa cardui chromosome 28, ilVanCard2.1, whole genome shotgun sequence encodes the following:
- the LOC124541459 gene encoding zinc finger protein 600-like, giving the protein MIFFVGELRKTNKKGKTLSKDIEESVERINARNTLPKVRQGEQLEKHRTNVREIILWTNATPIRCRGGIGYACCFCTNQFPDPADLKTHTIQDHNDETKSIFMKGRDMYGYLVKLDITALQCKLCGTKMDTLERTMDHLKDTHDKNISTDIPNHILPFKFDSENLRCFMCHNVFNKFKALQEHMHAHYRNYICKVCDAGFVNRHLLLCHNEGHKTGTFACDQCSQVFDTIRKRKLHERKVHNGLNMPHKCGYCNERFKENCHKNEHLAKVHGVVGPLIKCQACDRSFASQQTWLLHMKKYHLMERQHKCTRCEKEFFSKRELTDHMVKHTGTREYRCDLCFKSYGRLKTLKEHIRRLHPEDRDFKCLHCGQSFDKSFALKCHISAKHGDIV